GCTCAGCCTGCGGCACGCGGAGATGCTCCTGCTGCTCGCGACGCACCCGCGTGGGCTCTCGGTCGACGAGCTCGCGGTCCTGCTGCACCCCGGCGACCTGAGCGACGTGACCGTCCGCGCCGAGGTCTCGCGCCTGCGCCGCGTCGTCGGTCCGCTGCTCGGCCCGTCGCGGCCGTACCGGCTGGCCGCCCCGGTGACGACCGACGTGCACGACGTCCGGCGCGCGCTCGCCCGCGGCGACCTGCTGGGCGCCCTCGCGCAGTACGCCGGGCCGGTGCTGCCGCGGTCGGTGGCGCCGGGGGTCGAGCAGCTGCGCGAGGAGCTGTGCGCGGAGCTGCGCTCGGCGGTCCTCGCGAGCGCCGACGCGGTTGCGGTCGAGCGCTGGGTGGCGACCGACGAGGGCACCGAGGACTGGCACGCGTGGCAGCACCTCATGTCGCTGTGCACGACGGGGTCGCCGCCGTGGGTGCGGGCGCGCGGGCGGCTCGAGCGGCTGGGCCGGTCGTTCGGGCACGGCGTGCGGCGCCCGGGGCGCTGACCGGCCCGTCGGGCCCGCCCGGCCCCACCGACGACGGTCGGAGCACCGCTCCGCGACTGGCCACCCACAGCTCCGCGAGTGACGCACCCACAGCTCCGCGAGTGACCCACCCACAGTGTGGACGGCTGCAACGCCCCTGCAACGTCGGGCTCCCTACGGTGAGCGCACTCCCGGAAGGGATCGCACCGCGGGAGGGGCGTGGTGCGGACCAGCCCGGGAGGCCAGACCTGGCACGGGGGACCGAGCAGGGGGTCGTGCGCCGGGGTGGAGCCATGGGGGGCTCCGCCCCGGCGGACGACGGCGCCGGCCCCAGGTCCGACGAGGTGCGCCAAGATCCGGACAACGTCCGCGCACGCCGCGCCGACCGGACCGGACCACGGCCTCCCGCGGGCGCCCGGTCGCTACGGTGCGTCGCATGACGACTCCCCTCGAGCCTGACACCAAGGACTGGACCTGGGTCCTCGACCGCGCGTGCCCGGAGTGCGGGTTCCTCGCCTCCGACGTCGACCCCGCCGGGATCCCCGCGGCGCTGCGCGCGTCGGTCCCTCGCTGGACCGAGGCCCTCGCGCGGCCCGACGCCCGCGAGCGCCCCGAGCCGTCGACGTGGTCGGTCCTCGAGTACGGCGCCCACACGCGCGACGTGCACCGCATCTTCGGGGAGCGGCTGCGGCTGATCCTCGAGGAGGAGGACCCGCAGTTCGCCAACTGGGACCAGGACGCCACGGCGGTCGAGGACCGCTACGACCTGCAGGACCCGGCGGTCGTCGCCGTCGAGCTCGCGCAGGCCGCGGAGGAGGCGGCGGCGCGGTTCGCGGGCGTCCCGGGCGACGCCTGGGAGCGGCCCGGCCGGCGCTCGAACGGCTCGGTGTTCACCGCCCGGACGCTCGGCGCCTACTACCTGCACGACGTCGTCCACCACCTCCACGACGTGCACGCCTGACCACCCCCGCGCGCACGCGGCGTCGCCCCGGACCGGGTGCGGCGCCGCGTGTCCGTTTCTCCCCACAGGCTGTATCCACACCCGTGTGCACAGGGCACGAGTTGTGCCTCACCCTGTGGACCTCCCTGTGGACGCAGCCTGTGGACAGACGGTCTGCTGCAAGCGAGCGGATGGCCCCGCTCGGGCCGTGCGGTGAGACCTGCGTGAGAACGGCGGCGCGTCCGGCCGGACCCGCCGGGCCTCTCACGCAGGGGAAACATCACGGCAGCATTCACGCGCTACGGTCCGCCGCCATGAGCACGCTGCCGCTCGCTGTGGACGGCCACCACGTCCTCGCCGTCCCCGACACCACCGACCTGCTGACCCTCGCCGCGGCGTGGTTCGCGCAGGCGGACTGGCTCACCGCCCCGGTCACGGCCTCGCAGGCGCGGTCCCGCGCACGTCCGATGTCGGGTGCACGCTTCCGCGGCATGGTCGCCGACCCCGAGCCGGAGCCGGGGGAGCTCCGCCTCACCTGGGAGGTGTCCGCGCGCGGCCCGTACCCTCTCGCCCCCGACGCGGCGCACGCGCTCGGGCTGCCCGCGCGCAACTACGACCTGTACGCGGTCGTGCCTCACGACGACCCCTCCCGGCCGGTCGCCGACCCCGGCGTGCTGGCGTGGATGAGCGCGGCCGCGCGGCGCTCGGCGGGCGCGATCCTGCCCGCCGACCGGACGCACCCCGTGGTCCCGGACCCGCGTTCGAGCGTGGACCTGACCCTGTGGTCCGCCGTCGCGCTCGCCCCGGAGGCCGCCGTCCCGCTCGTGCGGCCGCTGCTCAGCGGCTCCCGGGTCGCGGTGAGCGCCGGTCTCCCCGCGCAGCCGGGGGACTCGCGCGGGGACGACGGCCCGGGCTCGCCCACGGCGCCGGCCCCGTACGAGCTCGTGGCGACGTACCCCTACGACGGCGAGGTACGGCTGCGGTTCGCGCGGTCCACCGAGGTGCCCGTCGTGCTCACTGCGCTCGACTGGCGCGAGTACGGGCCGTTCGCGTACCGGGTCGCGTGGCTGCCGCCCGAGGAGGCCGAGTACCGCGGCGACTCGGTGACGCCGCTGCACGCCATCGCCCGCGGGCGGATCGCGCCGTACGTGGCCCGCGCGGTGGCGGCACTCGCGCGGACGGCGGGCGGCGCGGTGGTCGACAGCGACGGGTACCTCGTCGACGACGCGGAGCTCACGGCCCGGGCGGCGAGCACGTCCCGCTGACCCCGGCGCGTCGTCCACAGATGTTGTCCACAGGGCTGTGGTCGACGCGCGATCCCGCTCCTCAGCCTGTGGACAGGGCTGTGGACCACAAGCCGCCCGGTTTGCCCCTTGAGCGTGCGGTGCCCGATCCGGTACGGCCCGCGGCGGCAGTCCGGGGTGCCCGCCGCCGGGTCAGGGCAGCGGCGGTGAGCCCGCCGGGACGAGGTCGACCGAGACCGTGAGACGCGACCCGGACCCCTCGGTGAAGATGACGCCGCGCAGCGGCGGGACGTCGGCGTAGTCGCGTCCCCAGCCGAGCACGACGTAGCGGTCGTCGATGAACTTGTCGTTGGTCGGGTCGACCTCGACCCAGCCGGCCCCCGGCACCCACGCGGAGACCCAGGCGTGCGACGCGTCGGCGCCCCGGAGCTTCTCCCGGCCGGGCGGCGGCATCGTCTCGAGGTAACCGCTCGCGTACCGCGCGGGCAGCCCGTGCAGGCGCAGCGCGGCGACCATGAGGTGCGCGAAGTCCTGGCACACGCCCGTGCGCTGAGCGAGGAGCTGGGCCTGCGTGGTGCCGACCGTCGTCGAGCCCGAGCGGTAGGTCAGCTCGGTGCGGATGCGGTGGGCGAGGTCGGCCAGGAGCTCGGCGACCCCGCGCCCGGGCGTGAACGAGGGCGCCGCCCACGCCCGCACCTCGTCGGTCAGCGCGACGTGCCGGGACGGGAGCAGCGCCTCACGCAGCGCCACGAGCCCGATGCCGTCGGTGGCCGCGGCGCTCGGGTCCACGGGCCCGTCCGGCTCCGTGGGCAGCTCGGCGACGTCGTCGTGCACCACGCCGTCCCACACCTCGTCGTCGGGCCGTGCGGCCCCGTCGGGCCCGCGCCCGGTCCGCACGGCGTCGGCGACGTCCTCCCACGCGACGACGGGCAGCCCCGCGACGGTCGCGGCCTCGCGGGCGACGGTCACGGTCGAGCGCGACGTCACGACGAGCCGGCGGTGCTCGTCCGTGACCGCGAAGTAGGTCGACCGGTTCCCGAAGTAGTCGACGTGCGCGGCGGTGTCCGCGGGCGGGGGCTGGATGTCGAGCGTCGAGGTGTGGCACCGCTGGTCGGGGAGGTCCCGCGGCGTCAGCACCGTGCGGCCGTACGACGTCGTGACGGGGTGGTCGTAGGCGTACGTGGTGCGGTGCACGAGGTCGTAGGTGCGCCCGGGAGCGGGCGTGGAGTCGGTCGTCACGAGGGCTGCCGCCCGTCGTCGTGGCCGTCGCCCGCGCTGCCCCCGACGCCGTCGTCGTCGTCCGCGTGCGCGTTCTCGGCTCCCCACGCGTCGTCGAGCGACCGGCTCGGCGCGGGGTGCACGAAGTGCACGCGGGCGATCTCGTCGCCGACCGCGCGCAGGCGCCAGCGCATCGAGCCGAGCACCTCGGCGAGGCGGTCACGGTGCCCCTCCTCGGAGACGGCCGCCGCGACGGTCGCGGTGTCGAGCTCGGTGAGCAGGTCGGCGACGTCCTGGAGGAGCCGGTCGCGGGTCTCCGGCGAGCGCACGTGGCCCGCCGGACCCACCGGCACGGGCACGCCCGCGAGGTCCTCGCGCAACCGGTCCAGCTGGTAGCCGAGGGAGCGGGGGTTCGTGCGGTCGAGCAGCAGCAGGTCGAGCACGGTCGCGACCGTCGCGCCGGCCTGGTTGCGGCGCCGGTACGTGATCACCGACTCGTGCTGGATGAGCAGCGACTCGAGCACGAGCGAGTCGACGTCCTCGGAGCGCTGCGTCGTGAGCGTCGCGGCGAGCGAGTCGACGAGGAACTGCGCGCGCTCGAGCCGGCGGCCGCCGTCGAGGAAGCGCCAGCCGAGGTCCCGCACCATGCTCTCGGCGCCGATCCCGGCGACCGCGAGGAGGGCCTCGAGCAGGCGGTCGAGAACCGCGCGCATCCCGACCGTCTCGGCCGGCCCGGTGCGCGGGCCGGGCGCGCGCGTGGCGGAGCGGGCGTCGTCGAGCCGGTCGCGGGCCGCGACGAGCCGGCGCTCGTCGGCCAGCGCGCGGTCGAGGCTCGCGAGCGGGAGCCACGTGTCGT
The Cellulomonas sp. NS3 DNA segment above includes these coding regions:
- a CDS encoding transglutaminase family protein, with the protein product MTTDSTPAPGRTYDLVHRTTYAYDHPVTTSYGRTVLTPRDLPDQRCHTSTLDIQPPPADTAAHVDYFGNRSTYFAVTDEHRRLVVTSRSTVTVAREAATVAGLPVVAWEDVADAVRTGRGPDGAARPDDEVWDGVVHDDVAELPTEPDGPVDPSAAATDGIGLVALREALLPSRHVALTDEVRAWAAPSFTPGRGVAELLADLAHRIRTELTYRSGSTTVGTTQAQLLAQRTGVCQDFAHLMVAALRLHGLPARYASGYLETMPPPGREKLRGADASHAWVSAWVPGAGWVEVDPTNDKFIDDRYVVLGWGRDYADVPPLRGVIFTEGSGSRLTVSVDLVPAGSPPLP
- a CDS encoding DinB family protein, which translates into the protein MTTPLEPDTKDWTWVLDRACPECGFLASDVDPAGIPAALRASVPRWTEALARPDARERPEPSTWSVLEYGAHTRDVHRIFGERLRLILEEEDPQFANWDQDATAVEDRYDLQDPAVVAVELAQAAEEAAARFAGVPGDAWERPGRRSNGSVFTARTLGAYYLHDVVHHLHDVHA